The Aggregicoccus sp. 17bor-14 genome contains the following window.
GCTGCTCTCCCTGCTCTCCATCTTCGCGCTCACGGTGTTCGGCGCGGACGCGGCACTGCGCGACGGCGAGCACCGCATGGCGCCGCTGGTCTTCGCCTCGCCCGTCACGAAGCCGCGGCTCTTCGGCGCGCGCTTCCTCGGGGCCCTGCTCGCGAGCAGCGCGGCCTTCGCGTTCACGCTGGTGGGGCTGCTCGCGGGCGTGCTGTGGCTCGCGCCGGACCCCTCGCGCGTGGGGGCGGTGCACCTGGGGGACTACCTCTGGGCCTTCCTGCTGCTCGCGCTGCCCAACATGCTCTTCGCCGGCGCGCTGCTCTTCGGCGTGGCGCTCGTCACCCGCAGCGCCGCGGCGAGCTACGTCGCGGGCGTGCTCGCGTACGTGCTGTACTTCATCGGCGCCTTCTTCTCGGGCTCGCCCATCATGGCGCAGACCGCGCCGCTCACGCCCTCCGGCATGGCGCTCGCCGCGGTGCTGGACCCCTTCGGCCTCGCCGCACTCTTCGAGCAGACGCACCTGTGGACACCGCAGGAGCACGACGTGCGGAGCGTAGCGCTCGCGGGCCACATGCTGCTCAACCGCGCGGTGTGGACGGCGGTGAGTCTCGGGCTGCTGGCGGGCGCGTACGGGCTGTTCCGACGGAGGCTGCCGCGGGGGACGAAGCGCGCGCGGGTGCAGGCCGTGGAGGCCGCGCATCCGACGGTGGCCTACCGGCCGCTGCCCACGCAGGCGGGGCCGCGGGCGCAGGGGGCCGCGCTCCTCTCCACCACCTGGCGCGAGCTGCGCGCGGCGCTCTTCGGCTGGCCCTTCCTCACCCTGATGGCGCTGTGGGCGGGCAGCGCGACGATGGAGCTGGTGCAGGGGGCGCTGAAGGGCGAGCTGGGCACGCCGAGCTACCCGACCACGGCCCTGCTGCTCGAGCTCATCCAGCAGCCACTCATGCTCTTCGGCACGGTGCTGCTCGTGTACTACAGCGCCGAGATCGTCTGGCGCGAGCGCCTGGTCCACGTGGCCGACCTGCTGGACGCGACGCCGGTGACGAGCAGCGTGCTCTTCCTCGCCAAGGCCGCCGCGCTGTGGGGTGTGCTGGGCGTGATGGTGCTGCTCACCGTGGTGCCGGCGGTGGCCTTCCAGCTCGCGAGCGGCCTGCCGCACCTCGCGCTCGCGCCCTACCTCTCGCTCGGGCTCTTCGTGCTGCTGCCGCTGGGGCTCTTCGCCATTGCGGCGCTCTTCGTGCAGACGCTGAGCCCGCACCGGCACGTGGGCATGCTGCTCAACCTGGTGCTCGCGGTGGCGGTGCTCGGCGGCGAGGGGCTCGGGCTCGAGCACCCGCTGCTGCGCTACGCCGGCGCGCCGCGCGTCTCCTACGGGGAGATGAGCGGCTACGGGCCCGAGCTCGGCTCCTTCCTGCTCTTCATGGCCTACTGGTCCGCCTTCGCCGCGCTGCTCGCGCTCGTCACGGCGGGGCTGTGGCGCCGCGGCCGCGTCACGGCCCTGCGCACGCGGCTGCGGCGCCTGCCGGGGCAGTGGGGGCGCCCGGGAGCCATCGCCGCGGGGGTGTGCGCGCTGCTGCTGGTGACGACCGGCGCGCTCGCGTTCCGCGGGGGCAACGTGCGCCACACCTGGGAGTCCTCCGAGGCGCGCGTGCAGTGGCGCGTGGACTACGAGCGGCGCTACGGGCAGCTGCAGCACGTGCCGCAGCCGCAGGTGGTGGGCGTGCGCGCGGACGTGGACCTCTTCCCCGCGCAGGGGCGCTACGCCGCACGCGGCACGCTGCGGCTGCGCAACGAGACGCAGGCCCCCATCGACACGGTGTGGGTGACGCTGGACCGGGAGCTGCAGGGCGTGCAGCTCACGCTCTCGGGCGCGCACGAGCGCGAGCACGACGCGCGCTTCGGCACCTGGGCCTTCGCGCTGCTGCGGCCGCTGCCGCCGGGTGGGGAGGCGGAGCTCGCCTTCGCGCTCGCCACCGAGGCGCCCGGCATCCGCGCTGCGGACTTCGACCCCTCGGTGGTGGAGAACGGCAGCTACCTCACGGGTGGGCAGGCCTTCCCGCAGGTGGGCTTTCGCCAGAGCTTCCTGCTGCGGGACCCGGACGAGCGCCGGCTGCGCGGCCTGCCCCCGCTCGCGCCCGTGCCCGGGCCCGAAGAGGCGGACGCACCGCAGACCCGCGACCCGTGGATGACGTTCGAGACCACCGTCTCCACCTCCGCGGACCAGGTGGCAGTGTCACCCGGGCGGCGGGTGAAGCAGTGGGAGTCGGGCGGCCGGCGCTACTTCCAGTACGCGAGCGATGGGCCGATGAGCCCCAACGTCTCGTACGCCTCGGCGCGCTACGAGGTGCGGCGCGTGCAGCACCGCGGCGTGGACGTGGAGGTGTACTTCCACCCCGCGCACCGCATGAACGTGCCGCGCATCCTCGAGGCCGCCACGCACTCGCTGGACCTCTTCTCCGAGGCCTTCGGCCCCTATCCGCACGGCTCGCTGCGCATCGTGGAGGTGCCCAGCACCTGGGGCTTCGGCGCCTACGCGCAGCCGGGCATCGTGTGGTTCACCGAGGACCGCGGCTTCCTCACCGACCTGCGCCGCCCCGGCACCCTGGACCTGGTGACGAAGAGGGTGGCGCACGAGGTGGCGCACCAGTGGTGGGGGCACCTCGTGGACCCGCCGCAGGTGCAGGGACGCCTCGCCATCGTGGAGACGCTCGCCAAGTACGGAGAGATGCGGGTGCTGGGGGAGCTGTACGGCGAGCCCGCGCTGCGCGAGCTGCGCGCCTTCGAGCTGCAGCGCTACCTCTCGGGCCGCGCGGCGCTGGGCAAGGAGGAGCCGGCGCTGGACCGCGTCCTGGACGAGGCGCACGTCTACTACTCGAAGGGCGCGCTCGTGATGGCGGGCGCGCAGGAGGTGCTGGGCACGGCGGCGGTGGACCGTGCGCTCAGGCGCCTCGTGGAGACGCAGGCCTATCCGCACCGGCCCACCTCTCGAGACCTGCTCGCCTTGCTGGAGGAGGGGACGACGCCCGAGCAGCGCGCGCTGCTCGAGTCCTGGATGAAGGAGCGCATCCTCTACGACCTGCAGGTGCGCGAGGCGAGCTGCGCGCGCGTGGCCGGAGGCTTCCGGGTGACGGCGGTGGTGGCGGCCCGGCGCACCGCGCTGCGCGAGGGGCAGGAGGTGGAGCTGCCGATGGATGAGCCGGTGGAAGTAGCGCTGCTGAGTGAGGACCCGGAGCGCGACTTCTCCGCGCAGACGGTGCTCCGGCGCGAGCGGCTGCAGGTGCGCGGGCCGCTGCAGACGCTCACGCTCGACGTGCAGCAGTGCCCCGCGTACTTCGCCGTCGACCCCTTCCTGCGGCGCGTGGACAAGGACCGCATGGACGACGTGCTCGCGGTGGACCGCCGGTAGCGCATCCCCCTCGAGCGCGCTTCGCGCTCCTCTGCCCGCTGGGCAGCTGGCGTCCGGGACGAGGCCACTGTCGCCCACATTCTGGACGAGACGGGTCCAATTGCCGCGCCCTGCGCCCCGCTCCAGCTCTGTGTTGGGAGGGGAACGCCATGTTGCAGACCGGTGTGCAGAGGAAGCGTCTGGTGTTGGCCGTGGTGGCCGTGGTCTCCGTACTGGGGTGCGGAGGGGAGGGTCTGGAGGAGACAGGGGCGCCCGGGGAGACCGCGCAGCAGCAGTCGGAGCTCAAGCGCCCGCGGGTGCCGAAGCTGACGGCGCAGGACAGCGGCACCACCCAGCGGCTGCAGGCGATCAGCCCGGTGAGTGCGCGCGTGGTGTGGGCGAGCGGCGTGGGCGGCACCTTCGCGCTCACCACGAATGGCGGGGCCACGTGGCACTCGGGCGTAGTGCCGGGCGCCGAGGCGCTGCAGTTTCGCGACGTGGAGGGGGTGAGCGAGAAGGTCGCCTACCTCATGGCGGCGGGGTCGGGCGAGGACTCGCGCATCTACAAGACGGAGGACGGCGGGCGCACCTGGAAGGAGCAGTTCCGCAACACGGACCCCGCGGCCTTCTACGACTGCTTCGCGTTCTGGACGCCGGAGCGCGGCATCACCATGAGCGATGCGGTGGAAGGGCGCTTCCCCGTCATCCGCACCACGGACGGCGAGGCGTGGCGGGACATCGGCGACAACCTGCCCGGGGCACAGACGGGCGAGGCCGCGTTCGCTGCGAGCGGCACCTGCGTCGCGGTGCAGGGCAAGCAGCGCGCGTGGATCGCCACCGGCGGCGCCGAGCACGCGCGCATCCTCGCCACCACCGACGGCGGCAAGACGTGGGCGTCCTACGCCACGCCGACCGTGCAGGGCACGCCGAGCTCCGGCGTGCTCTCGGTCGCCTTCCGCGACGCGCGCCACGGCATCCTCGGCGCCGGCGAGCTCGCCGCGCCCACGGAGTTCGCGGACACCGTCGCCCGCTCGAGCGACGGGGGCAAGACGTGGAGCCTGACGAGCCGCCCGCCCTTCCCGGGCGCCATCTACGGGCTCGCCTACGCGGACTCGAAGGAGGCCATCGACCGCCGCGGGGGCAGCTCGCGCTTCGTGCCCGCCGTCGTCGCCACCGGGCCGGGCGGGGCGGCGGTGACGTTCAACGAGGGCAACTCGTGGACGCCGCTGCAGGGCGTGGACAACTACTGGGCCGTGGCCTTCGCGGACGAGCGCA
Protein-coding sequences here:
- a CDS encoding M1 family aminopeptidase; the encoded protein is MRELLGFEWRYHTRRVSFLAASLLFLGAGLVLPRTGYGPDKVLLNAPTVIMQSVGLLSLLSIFALTVFGADAALRDGEHRMAPLVFASPVTKPRLFGARFLGALLASSAAFAFTLVGLLAGVLWLAPDPSRVGAVHLGDYLWAFLLLALPNMLFAGALLFGVALVTRSAAASYVAGVLAYVLYFIGAFFSGSPIMAQTAPLTPSGMALAAVLDPFGLAALFEQTHLWTPQEHDVRSVALAGHMLLNRAVWTAVSLGLLAGAYGLFRRRLPRGTKRARVQAVEAAHPTVAYRPLPTQAGPRAQGAALLSTTWRELRAALFGWPFLTLMALWAGSATMELVQGALKGELGTPSYPTTALLLELIQQPLMLFGTVLLVYYSAEIVWRERLVHVADLLDATPVTSSVLFLAKAAALWGVLGVMVLLTVVPAVAFQLASGLPHLALAPYLSLGLFVLLPLGLFAIAALFVQTLSPHRHVGMLLNLVLAVAVLGGEGLGLEHPLLRYAGAPRVSYGEMSGYGPELGSFLLFMAYWSAFAALLALVTAGLWRRGRVTALRTRLRRLPGQWGRPGAIAAGVCALLLVTTGALAFRGGNVRHTWESSEARVQWRVDYERRYGQLQHVPQPQVVGVRADVDLFPAQGRYAARGTLRLRNETQAPIDTVWVTLDRELQGVQLTLSGAHEREHDARFGTWAFALLRPLPPGGEAELAFALATEAPGIRAADFDPSVVENGSYLTGGQAFPQVGFRQSFLLRDPDERRLRGLPPLAPVPGPEEADAPQTRDPWMTFETTVSTSADQVAVSPGRRVKQWESGGRRYFQYASDGPMSPNVSYASARYEVRRVQHRGVDVEVYFHPAHRMNVPRILEAATHSLDLFSEAFGPYPHGSLRIVEVPSTWGFGAYAQPGIVWFTEDRGFLTDLRRPGTLDLVTKRVAHEVAHQWWGHLVDPPQVQGRLAIVETLAKYGEMRVLGELYGEPALRELRAFELQRYLSGRAALGKEEPALDRVLDEAHVYYSKGALVMAGAQEVLGTAAVDRALRRLVETQAYPHRPTSRDLLALLEEGTTPEQRALLESWMKERILYDLQVREASCARVAGGFRVTAVVAARRTALREGQEVELPMDEPVEVALLSEDPERDFSAQTVLRRERLQVRGPLQTLTLDVQQCPAYFAVDPFLRRVDKDRMDDVLAVDRR